In Pseudomonas nunensis, a single window of DNA contains:
- a CDS encoding sensor histidine kinase, which produces MPATSRTLRLTLYTLLIVAGAVLAAGLAMRHAERQALEDDAARANQQLALYANSLHTLIDRYRALPAVLALDPELRSALDGAVSPEQQDLLNRKLEKINGAAQSSTLELLDHTGLAVAASNWRMPSSYVGHNYGFRPYFSQTRTQGAGRFYAVGVTSGIPGYFLSSAVTRDNGEFLGAMVVKLEFPELEREWSQGTDTLLVSDARGIIFIANQPGWRYRQLKPLSDSDHAELKATRQYDKQPLTPLKYQSVRRFDDNSDLARVDGPDGTADYLWESLPLPAEGWTLHLLRRPQIAFEDSRNAGLAAAGSWLALVFLLLFLNQRWRLAKMRQRSREELEQLVEERTRDLRTAQDGLVQSAKLAALGQMSAALAHEINQPLTAQRMQLATLRLLLDHGRVDDAYKALKPVDDMLTRMAALTGHLKTFARKSPSGLRERLDLAAVVDQSLQLLDARLRDENVSTVLHLTRPAWVRGDAIRLEQVLINLLRNALDAVHDKPCKRLEIRLEADEQLWRLSVSDNGGGIAEENLPNVFDPFFTTKPVGDGLGLGLAVSFAIAHESGGRLSADNHDNGAVFTLTLPIDLEEPVSC; this is translated from the coding sequence ATGCCTGCGACTTCCCGTACCTTGCGCCTGACGCTTTACACCCTGCTGATCGTTGCCGGTGCGGTTCTGGCGGCAGGTCTGGCCATGCGTCACGCCGAACGCCAGGCTCTGGAAGACGACGCGGCCCGCGCCAACCAGCAACTGGCGTTGTACGCCAATTCCCTGCACACCCTGATCGACCGCTATCGCGCCCTGCCCGCCGTGCTGGCGCTGGACCCGGAACTGCGTTCGGCCCTCGATGGCGCGGTGAGTCCTGAACAGCAGGACCTGCTGAACCGCAAACTGGAAAAGATCAACGGCGCCGCGCAATCCTCGACCCTGGAACTGCTCGACCACACGGGCCTGGCCGTGGCCGCCAGCAATTGGCGGATGCCCAGCAGTTACGTCGGCCACAACTACGGCTTCCGCCCTTACTTCAGCCAGACCCGCACTCAGGGCGCCGGGCGTTTTTATGCGGTCGGGGTCACCAGTGGGATTCCCGGTTACTTCCTGTCCAGCGCGGTGACCCGGGACAACGGCGAGTTCCTCGGCGCCATGGTGGTGAAACTCGAATTCCCCGAACTTGAGCGCGAGTGGAGTCAGGGCACCGATACCCTGCTGGTCAGCGATGCGCGCGGAATCATCTTCATCGCCAACCAGCCGGGCTGGCGTTATCGGCAGTTGAAGCCACTGAGCGACAGCGATCACGCCGAGCTCAAGGCCACCCGCCAATACGACAAGCAACCGCTGACGCCGCTGAAGTATCAATCGGTGCGGCGCTTCGATGACAACAGCGACCTAGCCCGGGTCGATGGCCCCGACGGTACGGCGGATTACCTGTGGGAATCCCTGCCGCTGCCCGCCGAAGGCTGGACCTTGCACCTGTTGCGCCGCCCGCAAATCGCCTTCGAAGACAGCCGCAATGCCGGCCTCGCCGCCGCTGGCTCATGGCTGGCGCTGGTGTTTCTGTTGTTGTTCCTCAACCAGCGCTGGCGTCTGGCGAAAATGCGTCAGCGCAGCCGCGAAGAACTCGAACAATTGGTCGAAGAACGCACCCGCGACCTGCGTACTGCCCAGGACGGTCTGGTGCAATCGGCCAAACTCGCGGCACTCGGGCAGATGTCGGCGGCGCTGGCGCATGAAATCAATCAACCGCTGACCGCGCAACGCATGCAGCTTGCAACGCTGCGGCTGCTGCTCGATCACGGTCGGGTCGATGACGCCTACAAAGCGCTGAAACCTGTGGACGACATGCTGACGCGCATGGCGGCGCTGACCGGTCACCTGAAAACCTTCGCCCGCAAAAGCCCTAGCGGCCTGCGCGAACGGCTGGACCTGGCGGCGGTGGTCGATCAATCCTTGCAGCTGCTCGACGCACGCCTGCGGGATGAAAACGTCAGCACGGTGTTGCACCTGACCCGCCCGGCGTGGGTGCGTGGCGATGCGATTCGCCTGGAACAAGTGCTGATCAACCTGCTGCGCAACGCCCTCGACGCGGTGCACGACAAACCCTGCAAACGCCTGGAAATCCGCCTCGAAGCCGATGAACAATTGTGGCGTTTGAGCGTTTCCGACAACGGTGGCGGGATTGCCGAAGAAAACCTGCCGAACGTGTTCGATCCGTTCTTCACCACCAAACCGGTGGGCGACGGCTTGGGCCTGGGGCTGGCGGTATCGTTTGCCATCGCGCATGAATCCGGCGGACGCCTGTCGGCCGACAACCACGACAATGGCGCGGTGTTCACCCTGACCTTGCCGATTGACCTGGAGGAGCCCGTCTCATGCTGA
- a CDS encoding RHS repeat domain-containing protein yields MADGPVERLITRQHHDGAGRLVAQWDPRLFDTAPKSNLASVYNLTGEQLKVDSVDAGWRLNLVGQHSEVLQHWNARGSHWRSTYDEQLRVVCVEENAQPVDRFTYANHSASPGHNLRGQLLTQVDPAGLLAVSSYSLQGQPSSEIRTFADDSTYLSRRTWSPLGVVLLQTDAGEHRQDLRYDIAGQLKQALLQLKSDSQPQMILRDAQYNAAGQIEQQTAGNEVISTWTYDPADGLLKTLQSGKPGQALQQHLLYNYDRMGNVLQIADPSVETVYFANQRVDSDREFTYDSLYRLTSASGFEAEVPNLRPGLPELISPIDPGRRYNYVEHYQYDAGNNLDELRHVRSNNTYTSRMRIDRASSLGVRWKEGDPEPDFSQLFDRHGNQMALQPGQPLTWNARDQLSKVTLLSHSNGLPDDEETYLYSQGDRVLKCHTTHTLSITHRHEVRYLPGLEIISKSTGELLQVLTLPLAAGTARCLHWVAGQPPGVESDQLRYSYDDQLGTSSLELDRQGLKISQEIFYPFGGTAWWAARSKVEADYKTLRYSGREMDLSGLYFYGARYYAPWIQRWISADPGGDVDGLNLYAMVGNNPINFIDINGEMGWPRALVTGVGRLIASQQHSYANSMQRLATDRVKRQLNKQVIRQIEILGITKRRVRDASEQLGRMGSGSEVAAAAARRTMVLVAGKAISYGVGIAVGVGAQALGVAAPGVGNVVAAGIGFAAKAAVSGLVDYVAERSGLSASVNLKTKKLTTDKIIRKAEYKQMDLVEYIKAKYQNMNLGSRNSQLKLTKEATAIASSELLKRTLTGMPAEAVSAISSGVSVILGLPEIIDETIGASRDKSSDKMDRFESEILGLGRAIESSMGNIHEFADALSVNRVGGIDIQELQEETNKITGTLYGFVNTIRNHRNNRQAAA; encoded by the coding sequence ATGGCCGACGGTCCCGTTGAACGGCTCATCACCCGGCAACACCACGACGGCGCCGGGCGACTGGTCGCCCAATGGGATCCGCGCCTGTTCGACACCGCCCCCAAATCCAACCTCGCCAGCGTCTACAACCTGACCGGCGAACAGCTCAAAGTGGACAGCGTCGATGCCGGTTGGCGCTTGAACCTGGTGGGACAACACTCAGAAGTGCTGCAACACTGGAACGCGCGCGGGAGTCATTGGCGCAGTACTTACGATGAACAATTACGCGTGGTCTGCGTCGAAGAAAACGCACAACCGGTCGACCGCTTCACCTATGCCAACCACTCGGCATCGCCCGGTCACAACCTGCGCGGTCAGTTGCTCACGCAGGTCGATCCTGCCGGCCTCCTCGCCGTCAGCAGTTACAGCCTGCAAGGGCAACCGTCGAGCGAAATACGGACCTTTGCCGATGACTCCACTTACCTCAGCCGCCGAACCTGGTCGCCCCTGGGCGTTGTACTTTTGCAGACCGATGCCGGCGAACATCGCCAGGACCTGCGCTACGACATCGCCGGACAGCTCAAGCAGGCGCTTTTACAACTCAAGAGCGACAGCCAGCCGCAGATGATCCTGCGAGATGCGCAATACAACGCCGCCGGCCAGATCGAGCAACAGACCGCGGGTAATGAGGTGATCAGCACCTGGACTTATGACCCGGCCGATGGCCTGTTGAAGACCCTCCAGTCCGGCAAACCCGGCCAGGCCTTGCAACAACACCTGCTGTACAACTACGACCGCATGGGCAATGTGTTGCAGATCGCGGACCCGAGCGTGGAAACGGTGTACTTCGCCAATCAACGGGTAGACAGCGACCGGGAGTTTACCTACGACTCCCTCTACCGCCTGACCAGTGCCAGCGGTTTCGAAGCTGAGGTGCCGAATCTTCGTCCAGGTTTGCCCGAGCTGATCAGCCCCATCGATCCCGGCCGCCGCTACAACTACGTCGAGCATTACCAATACGACGCGGGCAACAACCTTGACGAGCTGCGTCATGTGCGCAGCAACAACACCTACACCAGCCGGATGCGTATCGATCGGGCCAGCAGCCTTGGTGTGCGCTGGAAGGAAGGTGATCCGGAGCCGGACTTCAGCCAGTTGTTCGACCGTCACGGCAACCAGATGGCGTTGCAACCGGGTCAGCCCCTGACCTGGAATGCGCGGGACCAGTTGAGCAAAGTCACCCTGCTGAGCCACAGCAATGGCTTGCCCGACGATGAGGAAACCTATCTCTACAGTCAGGGCGATCGCGTACTCAAGTGCCACACCACCCACACCCTCTCAATCACCCACCGCCATGAAGTGCGTTACCTGCCGGGGCTGGAGATCATCAGCAAAAGTACTGGCGAACTATTACAGGTCCTGACTCTGCCCCTGGCGGCTGGCACTGCGCGCTGCCTGCATTGGGTCGCTGGTCAACCGCCAGGTGTCGAGTCTGATCAGTTGCGGTACAGCTACGACGATCAACTGGGTACCAGCAGCCTTGAGCTGGATCGCCAAGGTCTGAAAATCAGCCAGGAAATTTTCTATCCATTCGGTGGCACGGCCTGGTGGGCGGCGCGCTCGAAGGTTGAAGCCGACTACAAGACCCTTCGCTACTCGGGCCGGGAAATGGACCTGAGCGGACTGTATTTTTACGGTGCCCGCTACTACGCACCCTGGATACAGCGCTGGATCAGTGCCGATCCGGGCGGTGATGTGGATGGACTCAACCTGTATGCGATGGTGGGGAACAATCCGATCAACTTCATCGATATCAATGGCGAAATGGGATGGCCGAGAGCGTTAGTAACCGGGGTGGGCAGGCTAATTGCCTCGCAACAGCACAGCTATGCCAACAGCATGCAAAGACTCGCAACGGATCGGGTGAAACGACAACTGAACAAGCAAGTCATTCGTCAGATAGAAATACTCGGAATCACCAAACGCCGGGTGCGTGATGCCAGCGAGCAGTTGGGCAGGATGGGTTCAGGCTCGGAGGTCGCGGCGGCAGCGGCACGCAGGACAATGGTGTTGGTGGCGGGCAAAGCCATCAGTTACGGCGTCGGAATTGCCGTCGGTGTCGGGGCCCAGGCGCTGGGCGTGGCGGCCCCAGGCGTCGGTAACGTGGTGGCTGCGGGGATAGGGTTTGCCGCAAAAGCCGCCGTCAGCGGCCTGGTGGATTACGTGGCCGAAAGAAGCGGCTTAAGCGCCTCGGTCAATCTGAAAACGAAAAAACTGACGACGGATAAAATCATACGCAAAGCTGAATACAAGCAGATGGACCTGGTTGAATACATCAAAGCCAAATATCAGAACATGAACCTTGGCTCGCGCAACTCGCAGCTGAAATTGACCAAAGAAGCCACTGCCATTGCCTCCAGTGAACTGTTGAAGAGAACACTGACCGGAATGCCCGCCGAAGCGGTGAGCGCAATCAGCAGTGGTGTCAGCGTCATACTGGGACTACCGGAAATAATTGACGAAACCATCGGGGCCAGCAGGGACAAATCCAGCGACAAAATGGACCGGTTCGAAAGCGAAATTCTCGGCCTCGGCAGAGCCATTGAATCAAGCATGGGGAATATTCACGAGTTTGCCGATGCACTGTCCGTCAACCGCGTCGGCGGGATCGATATCCAGGAGCTACAGGAAGAAACAAACAAAATCACCGGCACGCTGTACGGCTTCGTGAATACCATTCGTAACCACAGGAACAACCGTCAAGCGGCCGCTTGA
- a CDS encoding RHS repeat-associated core domain-containing protein, producing MNTVNSRTPSLAVNDSRGLPVRQVAYLRTVAGASAQTLITRQHHDVPGRPIEQWDPRLFETAPKPNLSTRLRLSGEVVRVDGVDGGWRLSLSGVGGEVLHRWDQRGSHWRMTYDEQLRVIAVEENAQPNIERFTYANASADTGHNLSGQMIEQVDPSGRLTLDSYGLLGQALRDTRTFTDGKAYLSSRTFSPLGALLDQTDAGGHRQQLRYDIAGQLTQVGLQIATATVVKDILTDVRYNADAQIIGQRAGNGVISTWTYDRADGRLFRLKAQKNTEQPLQDFEYFHDRVGNVTRIDDHVFTEVYFANQRVDGHRSFTYDSLYQLTSASGFEADVPHLRPGLPAMVTPVDTGRLYNYVQHYEYDSASNLTLLRHVREGNNHTRITRIAPGSNRGVRWTDGEPEPVFDELFDAHGNFRSLQRGQPLTWNSRDQLAVARLVERDGGGHDEETYVYSQGVRVSKRLVTQAQSASHVRQVRYLPRLEIRTVDDAEELHIITLGNVRCLHWVKGKPAAIEQDQLRYSLDDLLGSSTVELDRNGEKISHEIYYPFGGTAWWAATSQVQADYKTIRYSGKEMDVSGLYYYGARYYAPWLQRWVSADPGGAVDGLNLYGFVGNNPLRYVDPEGGAKAESVITLYAGFLSILGDVTARTRGQLHDVYRQKNIKRNLLMNAVNVVAFGTLGYEAGNIGGTQVGHLIPDASHATRVGRMSRLPYIEAATGGNFGGDIAGSMTDAVSGLGGALADNAQLFGGRAANFSENMGRVGPLIPQTSAMSVAAIDSALGIPDAANEIQPNWNSIKDELIDPALNSILNPDFAVGRALGAWISILPGALNLFQRAVEAEDIKNRLDPVKIAKIEGMFADWESTTLQRSAWMEAAFDSLGTNVVHLDPGPNGARAPITRAGLQQATTETLHSIRHLKGGLAAYKEAGSTDNQFLAKQRTAAAKASRR from the coding sequence ATGAACACGGTGAATTCGCGCACGCCTTCGCTGGCGGTGAATGACAGTCGCGGCCTGCCCGTTCGCCAGGTCGCTTACCTGCGCACCGTGGCCGGTGCCTCGGCGCAAACACTCATCACCCGCCAGCACCATGACGTGCCTGGCCGGCCGATCGAGCAATGGGACCCAAGGCTCTTCGAAACCGCACCGAAACCCAATCTGTCCACACGCTTGCGGTTGAGCGGCGAAGTCGTGCGGGTGGACGGCGTCGACGGCGGCTGGCGCCTGAGCCTGAGTGGTGTGGGCGGTGAAGTGCTGCACCGCTGGGATCAGCGGGGCAGCCATTGGCGCATGACCTATGACGAGCAATTGCGCGTCATCGCCGTCGAGGAGAACGCCCAGCCGAACATCGAGCGCTTCACTTACGCCAACGCTTCGGCCGATACCGGACATAACCTGAGTGGTCAGATGATCGAGCAGGTCGACCCTTCCGGTCGCCTGACTCTGGACAGCTATGGTCTGCTGGGCCAGGCATTGCGTGACACCCGCACGTTCACCGATGGCAAGGCGTACCTGAGCAGCCGAACCTTCAGCCCGCTCGGCGCGCTGCTGGATCAGACCGATGCCGGCGGGCATCGGCAGCAGCTGCGCTATGACATTGCCGGGCAGCTCACGCAGGTCGGTTTGCAGATCGCCACGGCCACTGTGGTGAAAGACATCCTCACAGACGTGCGGTACAACGCCGACGCGCAGATCATCGGACAGCGCGCGGGCAACGGTGTGATCAGCACTTGGACTTATGACCGGGCCGATGGGCGCCTCTTTCGGCTTAAAGCGCAAAAGAACACCGAACAGCCGCTGCAAGACTTCGAATATTTCCATGACCGTGTGGGCAACGTTACCCGCATCGATGACCATGTCTTCACCGAGGTCTATTTCGCCAACCAGCGTGTCGACGGTCATCGCTCCTTCACGTATGACTCGCTGTATCAACTGACCAGCGCCAGTGGTTTCGAAGCCGATGTTCCCCATTTGCGCCCAGGTTTGCCCGCCATGGTGACGCCTGTCGATACGGGCCGCCTCTATAACTATGTCCAGCACTATGAATACGATTCGGCAAGCAACCTGACACTGCTGCGTCATGTGCGCGAAGGCAACAATCACACCCGAATCACACGCATCGCCCCTGGCAGCAATCGCGGTGTGCGCTGGACAGACGGCGAGCCCGAGCCGGTGTTCGACGAGCTGTTTGATGCCCACGGGAATTTTCGATCCTTGCAAAGAGGCCAACCGCTGACCTGGAACAGCCGCGATCAACTGGCGGTGGCGCGGCTGGTCGAACGGGACGGCGGGGGCCATGACGAGGAAACCTACGTTTATAGCCAAGGCGTGCGGGTCAGCAAGCGGCTGGTAACTCAGGCGCAATCTGCGTCCCATGTTCGGCAAGTACGCTACTTGCCGAGGTTGGAAATCCGCACGGTGGACGACGCCGAAGAGCTGCATATCATCACCCTGGGTAATGTCCGTTGCCTGCACTGGGTCAAGGGAAAACCAGCGGCCATCGAGCAGGATCAATTGCGCTATAGCCTCGACGATCTCCTGGGTTCCAGCACTGTTGAACTGGACCGTAACGGCGAAAAAATCAGCCACGAAATCTACTACCCCTTCGGCGGTACAGCCTGGTGGGCGGCGACGTCACAGGTGCAGGCCGATTACAAAACCATTCGTTATTCGGGCAAGGAAATGGATGTCAGCGGGTTGTATTACTACGGCGCGCGGTACTACGCGCCGTGGTTGCAGCGGTGGGTCAGTGCCGATCCCGGCGGCGCCGTGGATGGGCTGAACCTGTATGGATTTGTTGGGAATAATCCGTTGCGCTATGTGGATCCTGAAGGTGGAGCCAAAGCGGAAAGCGTGATCACCCTTTACGCGGGCTTCCTTTCCATCCTCGGTGACGTTACCGCGAGGACACGCGGCCAGCTCCATGACGTCTACCGACAAAAGAACATCAAGCGCAATCTGCTGATGAATGCCGTCAACGTGGTGGCCTTCGGGACACTAGGCTATGAGGCGGGCAACATCGGCGGTACGCAAGTCGGCCATCTCATTCCGGATGCCTCACACGCGACCCGCGTCGGCAGGATGTCAAGATTGCCGTACATTGAGGCAGCAACGGGCGGTAATTTTGGCGGAGATATTGCCGGTTCAATGACAGACGCGGTGTCCGGGCTGGGCGGCGCACTGGCAGACAACGCTCAACTTTTTGGCGGTCGCGCAGCAAACTTTTCGGAAAACATGGGACGGGTCGGCCCGCTCATTCCACAAACCTCGGCGATGTCTGTGGCCGCGATCGATAGCGCGTTGGGTATCCCGGATGCCGCCAACGAAATACAGCCCAACTGGAACAGCATCAAGGATGAATTGATTGATCCGGCGCTCAACTCAATCCTCAATCCGGATTTCGCCGTCGGTCGTGCGCTGGGCGCGTGGATATCGATTCTCCCCGGCGCACTCAACCTGTTTCAACGGGCGGTAGAAGCCGAGGACATCAAAAACCGGCTCGACCCGGTCAAGATCGCAAAAATCGAAGGTATGTTTGCTGACTGGGAAAGCACTACCTTGCAACGCAGCGCCTGGATGGAAGCCGCTTTCGATTCGCTGGGCACCAACGTTGTCCACCTGGATCCCGGCCCCAACGGCGCGCGAGCACCGATTACGCGGGCGGGACTGCAACAGGCAACGACAGAAACGCTTCATAGCATCCGTCACCTTAAAGGGGGGCTTGCTGCGTATAAGGAGGCTGGCAGCACGGACAACCAGTTTTTGGCGAAGCAAAGAACGGCCGCCGCAAAGGCCTCGCGAAGATGA